A genomic stretch from Flavobacterium humidisoli includes:
- the dinD gene encoding DNA damage-inducible protein D — protein sequence MGYSKWENFEKVIQKAKDACKNAGENIDNHFPDVRKMVELGSNSERSINDIALTRYACYLIAQNGDSRKQEIAFAQNYFAVQTRKAEMVEQRLLEFERIKAREKLSQTEKQLSGILYERGVDSHGFALIRSRGDQALFRLSTNMLKKKMGIPDNRPVADFLPTISIKAKDLAAEMTGLNVQSKDLKGQSKIETEHIDNNIAVREMLTKRGIIPENLSPAEDVKKLQRKLDGDEKKLLRADKKKKK from the coding sequence TTGGGTTACAGTAAATGGGAAAATTTTGAAAAAGTAATTCAAAAAGCTAAAGACGCCTGTAAAAATGCTGGTGAAAATATAGACAACCATTTTCCTGACGTCAGGAAAATGGTAGAGCTAGGTTCAAATTCTGAAAGATCTATAAATGATATTGCACTAACACGTTATGCCTGTTATTTGATTGCTCAAAATGGCGACAGTAGAAAACAAGAAATTGCATTCGCACAAAACTATTTCGCAGTTCAAACCCGTAAAGCAGAAATGGTAGAACAGCGCCTTTTAGAATTCGAAAGAATAAAAGCTCGAGAAAAACTAAGCCAAACAGAAAAACAATTATCTGGAATTTTGTATGAAAGAGGAGTTGATAGCCATGGATTTGCATTAATAAGAAGCAGAGGTGATCAAGCTCTATTTAGATTAAGCACTAATATGCTAAAAAAGAAAATGGGCATTCCTGATAATAGACCCGTTGCCGATTTCTTACCTACAATAAGTATAAAAGCAAAAGATTTAGCTGCTGAAATGACAGGTTTAAATGTTCAAAGCAAAGACTTGAAAGGACAAAGCAAAATAGAGACAGAACATATTGATAATAATATTGCTGTTAGAGAAATGTTGACAAAAAGAGGTATTATTCCTGAAAATCTCTCCCCTGCAGAAGATGTAAAAAAGCTTCAACGAAAACTTGATGGAGATGAAAAAAAACTTTTAAGAGCTGATAAGAAAAAGAAAAAATAA
- a CDS encoding ferritin-like domain-containing protein: MIHTDETTQEAVKTLEGLISILEDGKLGYTDAAEHAENPAMKTDFLEYARERALFIVELQDQINKLGKSTDTSGGGPLGALHRAWIDIKSAFTGGDTEAIINACITGEEAAVEKYKKALEENHLEHDQVYIISKQLNSIQNTLSQIKMRAS; this comes from the coding sequence ATGATACATACAGATGAAACCACACAAGAAGCAGTTAAAACTTTAGAAGGATTAATTTCAATCCTTGAAGACGGAAAACTAGGATATACAGATGCGGCCGAACACGCAGAAAATCCAGCAATGAAAACTGATTTCCTAGAATATGCCCGCGAAAGAGCCTTATTTATTGTAGAATTACAAGATCAAATCAATAAACTAGGAAAATCAACAGACACTTCTGGCGGAGGCCCGCTTGGAGCTTTACACCGAGCATGGATCGACATAAAGTCTGCCTTTACTGGAGGCGATACAGAAGCCATCATAAACGCTTGTATTACAGGTGAAGAAGCTGCTGTTGAAAAATACAAAAAAGCACTAGAAGAGAATCATTTAGAACATGATCAGGTTTATATCATTTCAAAACAATTAAATAGTATTCAAAATACTTTATCACAAATTAAAATGAGAGCAAGCTAA
- a CDS encoding pyridoxal phosphate-dependent aminotransferase, giving the protein MNHILSDRINNLATSQTLAMAALARELKAQGKDIISLSLGEPDFNTPDFIKEAAKKAIDDNYSTYSPVEGYLDLREAICRKFKRDNDLEYKPSQIVVSTGAKQSLYNIAQVMLNDGDEVILPAPYWVSYFEIVKLSGGVPVEVPTSVDTDFKITPEQLEAAITPKTKMMWFSSPCNPSGSVYSREELTAIAKVLEKHPNIYVVADEIYEHINFSGTFCSIGSIPGMLEKTITVNGVAKAFAMTGYRIGYIGAPEFIAKACTKIQGQVTSGANSVAQRATITAVDADPSVLNEMVQAFHGRRDLVVGLLKEIPGVKINVPEGAFYVFPDVSSFFGKTLKGHEIKDANDVSMYLLAEANVATVTGDAFGNPNCIRFSYATSNDILKEALRRIKEALTA; this is encoded by the coding sequence ATGAATCATATTCTTTCGGACAGAATCAACAATCTTGCAACTTCGCAGACATTAGCAATGGCCGCTTTGGCAAGAGAATTAAAAGCACAAGGAAAAGACATTATCAGCTTAAGTTTAGGTGAGCCAGATTTCAATACGCCAGACTTTATTAAAGAAGCTGCAAAAAAAGCAATCGACGACAATTACAGTACATATTCTCCAGTAGAAGGTTATTTGGATTTAAGAGAAGCTATTTGCAGAAAATTCAAAAGGGACAATGATTTAGAGTACAAACCATCACAAATCGTAGTTTCTACAGGAGCAAAACAATCTTTATACAACATTGCGCAAGTAATGCTAAACGATGGTGACGAAGTTATTCTTCCAGCTCCATACTGGGTTTCTTATTTCGAAATCGTAAAACTTTCTGGAGGAGTTCCTGTTGAAGTTCCAACATCAGTAGATACTGATTTCAAAATTACGCCAGAACAATTAGAAGCAGCTATCACACCAAAAACAAAAATGATGTGGTTTTCTTCTCCATGTAATCCTTCTGGATCTGTTTACAGCAGAGAAGAATTAACAGCGATTGCAAAAGTTTTAGAAAAACACCCAAATATCTACGTAGTTGCAGATGAGATTTATGAGCACATCAACTTCTCTGGAACTTTCTGTAGTATCGGTTCTATCCCAGGAATGTTAGAAAAAACAATTACTGTAAACGGAGTTGCAAAAGCTTTCGCCATGACTGGATACAGAATTGGTTACATCGGAGCTCCTGAATTCATCGCAAAAGCCTGTACAAAAATTCAAGGACAAGTAACTTCTGGTGCAAATTCTGTAGCACAAAGAGCTACAATTACAGCTGTAGATGCTGATCCAAGCGTACTAAACGAAATGGTTCAGGCTTTCCACGGACGTAGAGATTTAGTAGTTGGATTATTAAAAGAAATTCCAGGAGTAAAAATCAACGTTCCAGAGGGAGCTTTCTATGTATTCCCAGACGTTTCTTCTTTCTTCGGAAAAACTTTAAAAGGTCACGAAATTAAAGATGCAAACGATGTTTCGATGTACCTTTTAGCTGAGGCAAACGTTGCAACGGTAACTGGAGACGCTTTCGGAAATCCAAACTGTATTCGTTTCTCTTACGCAACAAGCAACGATATTTTAAAAGAAGCATTACGCAGAATCAAAGAGGCTTTGACTGCATAA
- a CDS encoding fatty acid desaturase family protein — MNNTAPTFARQDNLKFFRTLNSRVNNYFKENNIKKTGNWKLHLKAVILFAVFLTPYFLILTLDMPFWVMLLLSIVIGIGMAGVGMNVMHDGNHGSYSTKSWINKFMGGTIYVLAGNVYNWQVQHNVLHHTYTNIPGHDEDLDAGRIIRFTEHAEWHSFHRFQHYYSVFLYGLLTFNWAITTDFKQMRNYLKRKLSYGEPKSPKILWTTLIITKVIYISIWIVLPMVIGITWWKVLLGFFVMHYTAGLILSIVFQLAHVVDHTTNPSPNELGEMDNTWAVHQLYTTTNFAPKNAIVNWYTGGLNHQIEHHIFPNISHIHYGKIAKIVKETAKECNLPYYEYKTMGSAIVAHFKHLRDLGMKPELSV; from the coding sequence ATGAATAACACGGCTCCAACTTTTGCAAGGCAAGACAATTTGAAGTTCTTCAGAACGCTTAACTCTCGGGTAAACAATTACTTCAAAGAAAATAATATCAAAAAAACCGGAAACTGGAAATTACACTTAAAAGCCGTTATTCTATTTGCAGTTTTTTTAACTCCATATTTTTTAATTCTTACACTTGACATGCCATTTTGGGTAATGCTGCTTTTATCTATCGTAATTGGTATTGGAATGGCTGGTGTTGGAATGAACGTAATGCACGATGGTAATCACGGTTCTTATTCGACTAAAAGCTGGATTAATAAATTTATGGGAGGAACAATCTATGTTCTTGCCGGAAATGTTTACAACTGGCAGGTACAGCACAATGTACTTCATCATACTTACACCAATATTCCTGGTCACGACGAAGATCTGGATGCAGGAAGAATTATCCGTTTTACAGAACATGCAGAATGGCATAGTTTTCACCGTTTCCAGCATTATTACTCTGTTTTCTTATATGGTTTACTAACTTTTAACTGGGCCATTACTACTGATTTTAAGCAGATGAGAAATTATCTTAAAAGGAAATTATCGTACGGTGAACCAAAAAGTCCGAAAATTCTTTGGACAACCCTTATTATAACTAAAGTTATTTATATCTCTATTTGGATTGTTTTACCAATGGTAATTGGAATTACGTGGTGGAAAGTACTTCTTGGATTTTTCGTAATGCATTATACTGCCGGATTAATTTTAAGTATTGTATTTCAGTTAGCACACGTTGTAGATCATACTACAAATCCTTCTCCAAATGAATTAGGAGAAATGGACAACACTTGGGCTGTTCACCAATTGTACACTACTACTAATTTTGCACCAAAAAATGCAATCGTAAACTGGTATACAGGCGGATTAAACCATCAAATCGAGCACCATATTTTCCCTAATATTAGTCACATTCATTATGGTAAAATTGCAAAAATCGTGAAGGAAACTGCAAAAGAATGTAATTTACCTTATTACGAATATAAAACAATGGGAAGCGCTATTGTAGCTCACTTCAAACATTTACGTGACTTAGGAATGAAACCTGAATTATCTGTTTAA
- the rsmG gene encoding 16S rRNA (guanine(527)-N(7))-methyltransferase RsmG: MDEILKYFPNLTDLQIEQFQKLDLLYHDWNEKINVISRKDIDSLYTKHILHSLGIAKIMKFEPGATVLDVGTGGGFPGIPLAILFPETRFYLIDVIAKKIKVVQGVVDALELKNVKAEQKRAELVKGDFDFIVSRAVTNMPDFVSWIKDKIKKQHKHTLKNGILYLKGGDLTEELKDFPNATLYDLAAIFENEFFETKKVVHLPLKFKP, encoded by the coding sequence ATGGATGAGATATTGAAATATTTTCCCAATTTGACCGATCTTCAAATCGAACAGTTTCAAAAATTAGACTTATTATATCACGATTGGAATGAAAAAATCAATGTGATTTCGCGCAAAGACATTGATTCTTTATATACAAAACATATTTTGCATTCGTTAGGAATTGCTAAGATTATGAAATTTGAACCTGGAGCGACAGTTTTGGATGTTGGAACAGGAGGTGGTTTTCCGGGTATTCCGTTAGCGATTCTTTTTCCAGAAACCCGTTTTTATTTGATTGATGTGATTGCCAAAAAAATAAAAGTAGTGCAAGGAGTTGTAGATGCGTTAGAATTAAAGAACGTGAAAGCGGAACAAAAACGTGCCGAATTGGTAAAAGGTGATTTCGATTTTATCGTTAGCCGTGCGGTAACCAATATGCCAGATTTTGTTTCTTGGATAAAAGATAAAATCAAAAAGCAGCACAAGCATACTTTAAAGAATGGAATCCTATATTTAAAAGGTGGAGATTTAACAGAAGAATTAAAAGATTTTCCGAATGCCACTTTGTATGACTTAGCAGCAATATTTGAGAATGAATTTTTTGAAACTAAAAAAGTGGTTCATCTTCCTTTAAAATTTAAGCCTTAG
- the pruA gene encoding L-glutamate gamma-semialdehyde dehydrogenase produces MLKGFFHVPKAVNEPVKSYAPNSPEKAAVQAAYTTMWNSQIDVPLYIGNEEIRTGNTRNITAPHNHKHVVGKYHLAEKQHIEKAIANALEARKAWANMAWEQRAAIFLKAAELIAGPYRARINAATMIGQSKNIHQAEIDSSCELIDFLRYNVEFMTQIYNDQPKSDSTVWNRVEYRPLEGFVYAITPFNFTAIAANLPASAAMMGNVVVWKPSDSQVFSAKVIIDVFKEAGVPDGVINVVFGDALMITDTVLASRDFAGIHFTGSTHVFKDIWAKIGANIHNYKTYPRIVGETGGKDFIIAHPSANVKQVVTGITRGAFEFQGQKCSAASRAYVPQSLWPAVKEQLIADVKSMKMGSPEDFGNFITAVIHEGSFDKLASYIDQAKKDADAEIIVGGNYDKSVGYFVEPTVIVTTNPKYTTMETELFGPVITIYVYEDAKWEATLELVDTTSEYALTGAVFSQDRYAIEVATTKLQNSAGNFYINDKPTGAVVGMQPFGGARASGTNDKAGSALNLLRWASPRTIKETFVTPEDYRYPFLG; encoded by the coding sequence ATGCTTAAAGGATTTTTTCATGTACCAAAAGCGGTAAACGAGCCTGTAAAGAGCTACGCACCAAACTCACCAGAAAAAGCTGCTGTTCAGGCTGCTTATACCACAATGTGGAATTCTCAAATTGACGTTCCTTTATATATTGGAAACGAAGAAATTAGAACTGGAAATACAAGAAACATTACAGCTCCACACAACCACAAACATGTTGTTGGAAAATATCATTTAGCTGAAAAACAACATATTGAAAAAGCAATTGCTAATGCACTTGAAGCAAGAAAAGCATGGGCTAACATGGCATGGGAACAACGTGCTGCTATTTTCTTAAAAGCTGCTGAACTTATCGCAGGACCATACAGAGCTCGTATTAATGCTGCTACAATGATTGGTCAATCTAAAAATATTCACCAAGCAGAAATCGATTCTTCTTGCGAGTTAATCGATTTCTTACGTTACAATGTTGAGTTTATGACTCAAATCTACAACGATCAGCCAAAATCAGATTCTACTGTTTGGAACCGTGTAGAGTACAGACCATTAGAAGGTTTTGTTTACGCTATTACTCCTTTTAACTTTACTGCTATTGCTGCAAATCTTCCTGCAAGTGCTGCTATGATGGGTAACGTTGTGGTTTGGAAACCAAGTGACAGCCAAGTATTTTCTGCAAAAGTTATTATCGATGTTTTCAAAGAAGCTGGAGTTCCTGATGGAGTTATCAACGTAGTTTTTGGAGATGCTTTAATGATTACAGATACTGTTTTAGCGAGCCGTGATTTTGCTGGTATTCACTTTACAGGATCAACTCACGTATTTAAAGATATCTGGGCTAAAATTGGAGCTAACATCCATAATTACAAAACTTACCCAAGAATTGTAGGTGAAACAGGAGGTAAAGATTTTATCATTGCACATCCAAGCGCAAACGTAAAACAAGTAGTTACAGGAATTACTCGTGGTGCATTTGAATTCCAAGGACAAAAATGTTCTGCTGCATCTAGAGCTTATGTTCCTCAAAGTTTATGGCCAGCCGTAAAAGAACAGTTAATTGCTGATGTAAAATCTATGAAAATGGGTTCTCCGGAAGATTTTGGAAACTTCATTACAGCAGTTATTCACGAAGGTTCTTTTGACAAATTAGCTAGCTATATTGACCAAGCTAAAAAAGATGCTGATGCTGAAATCATCGTTGGAGGAAATTATGATAAATCTGTAGGATACTTTGTTGAGCCAACAGTTATTGTAACGACAAACCCAAAATATACTACAATGGAAACTGAGTTGTTTGGACCAGTTATCACGATTTATGTTTACGAAGATGCTAAATGGGAAGCAACTTTAGAATTAGTAGATACTACTTCTGAGTACGCTTTAACAGGAGCAGTTTTCAGCCAAGATCGTTACGCTATTGAAGTAGCTACAACTAAATTACAAAACTCTGCTGGAAACTTCTATATTAACGATAAACCAACTGGAGCTGTTGTAGGTATGCAACCATTTGGTGGAGCAAGAGCTTCTGGAACTAATGATAAAGCAGGATCTGCCTTAAACTTATTACGTTGGGCTTCTCCAAGAACAATTAAAGAAACTTTTGTAACTCCTGAAGATTACAGATATCCTTTCTTAGGATAA
- the apaG gene encoding Co2+/Mg2+ efflux protein ApaG, whose translation MVSQITRGIKISVLTSFEGTYFKNYKIHFAFSYVVTIENHSKDSVQLTSRHWEIFDSLNDLEVVDGEGVIGKKPVLKPGENHTYSSGCLLSSPYGAMKGHFNMINFTTTKTFKVIVPTFRMCAPFALN comes from the coding sequence ATGGTTTCTCAAATTACACGAGGCATAAAAATATCTGTTTTGACTAGTTTTGAAGGTACATACTTCAAAAACTACAAGATTCATTTTGCTTTTAGCTACGTAGTTACGATCGAAAATCATAGTAAAGATTCTGTACAATTAACTTCACGTCACTGGGAAATTTTTGATTCTCTAAATGATCTAGAAGTTGTAGATGGTGAAGGTGTAATTGGTAAAAAACCAGTTTTAAAACCTGGCGAAAACCATACGTACAGCTCTGGCTGTTTATTATCGTCTCCTTACGGCGCAATGAAAGGTCATTTCAATATGATCAATTTTACTACCACAAAAACATTCAAAGTAATTGTTCCTACTTTTAGAATGTGCGCTCCTTTTGCATTAAATTAA
- a CDS encoding DUF5103 domain-containing protein, with the protein MPKFLYTSLIFLFIFTLAKAQEKEIDPPYNIKTVSFIQNGSNVPPIFELGSGFTFQFDDLFGNEANYYFEIIHCDYNWFPTNIPKTDYILGMDNQRITDFSNSFNTLQVYTHYRLSFPNQFTQLLKLSGNYMLRILNEDKEVIFSRKFILYENHCTVGVQVKRSRNLSNIEYKQNLDFAILSNDIVFQTPLQNVKVLLLQNGNFHNEIKNIVPQYTIGNQLVYKYDKETQFWGGNEFLYFENKDIRAANNNVAKIGSNNDIYNAFLYTNAARGNQLYTNYEDVNGNFVVKNINGSNNDIEADYAWVYFTLSAPAFRMNKDIYITGMFNNYSLSPEYKMDYNTDKGVFEKAIMIKQGFTNFQYTVADKKGVVDYENAIDGNFYQTENEYTVLVYYKEATDRYQRVIGKGNANSINIVN; encoded by the coding sequence ATGCCAAAATTTTTATATACAAGCTTAATTTTTCTTTTTATTTTCACTTTAGCGAAAGCTCAAGAAAAAGAAATCGACCCACCGTATAATATTAAAACGGTTTCGTTTATCCAGAATGGCAGTAATGTTCCGCCAATTTTCGAATTAGGTTCAGGATTTACCTTTCAATTTGATGATTTATTTGGTAATGAAGCCAATTATTACTTTGAAATTATTCATTGCGATTACAATTGGTTTCCAACAAATATTCCAAAAACAGACTATATTCTCGGCATGGATAATCAGAGAATAACCGATTTTTCGAATTCTTTTAACACACTGCAGGTTTATACACATTATAGACTTTCTTTTCCGAATCAGTTTACACAGCTTCTAAAGCTTTCGGGTAATTATATGCTTCGAATTCTGAATGAAGACAAAGAAGTTATTTTCTCTAGAAAATTCATTTTGTATGAAAACCATTGTACAGTTGGAGTTCAAGTAAAAAGAAGCCGCAACCTTAGCAATATTGAGTATAAGCAGAATCTTGATTTTGCCATTTTATCCAATGATATTGTTTTTCAAACTCCTTTGCAAAATGTAAAAGTGCTTTTACTTCAAAATGGCAACTTTCATAACGAGATAAAAAACATTGTTCCTCAATACACAATTGGCAATCAGCTGGTTTATAAATATGATAAAGAAACCCAGTTTTGGGGCGGAAATGAGTTTTTGTATTTTGAAAACAAAGACATTCGAGCGGCCAATAATAATGTTGCCAAAATAGGTTCGAATAATGATATTTACAATGCGTTTTTGTACACCAATGCTGCAAGAGGAAATCAGCTTTATACTAATTATGAAGATGTAAACGGAAATTTTGTAGTGAAGAATATCAACGGTTCTAACAACGATATTGAAGCCGATTATGCTTGGGTTTATTTTACTCTTTCTGCTCCTGCTTTTAGAATGAACAAAGATATTTATATTACTGGAATGTTCAACAATTACAGCCTTTCACCAGAATATAAAATGGATTACAATACTGATAAAGGAGTTTTCGAAAAAGCTATTATGATCAAACAAGGCTTTACTAATTTTCAGTATACCGTTGCAGACAAAAAAGGGGTTGTCGATTACGAAAATGCCATTGACGGAAACTTTTATCAGACTGAAAACGAGTACACCGTTCTGGTTTATTACAAAGAGGCAACGGACCGTTATCAACGTGTAATCGGAAAGGGAAATGCAAACTCTATCAATATAGTCAATTAA
- a CDS encoding DEAD/DEAH box helicase, protein MEPTKSFQFCFDISLEKNLNVYIPTAYIVENTSEIKYLDKKASPDVLESFGIIFDNLDSNSKRILTACDSLKPEFIFKKFGAKIKSAKTIADLQKDSKIEFAIRQHLKFNLSSFYDLIVKEQFPLSLNLGPEKDFYRSRISIEPIDFEPQIQFDKHAEGITYTLSLKENETVFPPMDSKVDILLDEPGWLIINKKLGQLKELNSKKLMPFLKKKSIEIPSKLVDDYFKSFIPQIAKKIDIEATGFEIELRDKIISCTIQPIHDFFKNCYYLNLYFDYNGYSFDASKTKKSHSFVDFSVANEPKIIQFKRNPDENLYIDKLNEIGLTKIKNELFGLNSEVENTDPYVNIQLIINNKEELKRLDFTIENLKLESKEIITENHTISASKETTGDWFDIKIIITVGNYKINFSEIIPNIKSKERLFALPDGNYFLIPLEWFSKYGSLAKLAKTENGVLLLRKSNFTALDGISEIDNDLDQIHQAEFTASDLIKATLRPYQVDGVKWLLGHFNSNMGACLADDMGLGKTLQTLSVLVSVQEQLGFTTKTTNFDLFANETTIEREPLKALIVLPSSLVFNWFNEAGKFTPHFSKMQYVGNDRKSLASRINSTDLIFTSYSIIHRDISILEKYDFRYLILDESQYIKNKNSKIFKAINKISTGHKIALSGTPIENSLDDLWSQMQFINPEILGSYAFFMENFKNPIEKKQNEEVLAELKNLIQPYILRRTKEQVLKDLPELTEQIYYCAMDPEQEKLYEKEKSKARNFLLKTDGSPDKISIINTLMKLRQLSNHPKMIDADSEIDSGKYIAVTNYLESLVKGKQKAIIFSSFVTNLSFYTDWCKENKIDFCEITGETPADKREQQVKLFQEKENPLLFFISLKAGGVGLNITKASYVLFLDPWWNPFAEKQGVGRAHRIGQMNKVNVIRFISKNTVEEKIIKLQENKKLLSDSLLEESYINDEIEGNLEYILGS, encoded by the coding sequence TTGGAACCTACAAAATCATTTCAGTTCTGTTTTGACATCAGTTTGGAAAAAAATCTGAATGTCTATATTCCAACCGCTTACATTGTTGAGAATACTAGTGAAATCAAATACTTAGACAAAAAAGCAAGTCCCGATGTACTGGAAAGTTTTGGAATCATTTTTGACAATTTAGATTCCAATTCAAAAAGAATATTAACAGCTTGCGACTCTCTTAAACCTGAATTTATTTTTAAAAAGTTTGGTGCCAAAATTAAATCAGCTAAAACAATTGCTGATTTACAGAAAGATTCAAAAATTGAATTTGCCATTCGCCAGCACTTAAAATTCAATTTAAGTTCGTTTTACGATTTAATAGTAAAAGAACAATTTCCTTTGTCTTTAAACCTCGGGCCTGAAAAAGATTTCTACCGTTCTAGAATCAGCATTGAGCCTATCGATTTTGAACCTCAGATTCAATTTGACAAACATGCCGAAGGAATCACTTATACTCTATCTTTAAAAGAAAATGAAACTGTTTTCCCTCCAATGGATAGCAAAGTTGATATTCTTTTAGATGAACCAGGCTGGCTGATTATCAATAAAAAACTTGGGCAGTTAAAAGAGCTTAATTCTAAAAAATTAATGCCTTTTTTAAAGAAAAAATCTATTGAAATTCCATCCAAATTAGTTGATGATTATTTCAAGAGTTTTATTCCGCAAATTGCAAAGAAAATAGATATTGAAGCAACTGGTTTTGAAATTGAACTTCGTGATAAAATCATTTCGTGTACGATCCAGCCTATTCATGATTTCTTCAAAAACTGTTATTATCTCAATCTTTATTTTGATTATAATGGATATTCATTTGATGCGAGCAAAACTAAAAAATCACATTCTTTTGTAGATTTCAGTGTTGCTAATGAACCTAAAATAATTCAATTTAAAAGAAATCCTGACGAAAATTTATATATCGATAAATTAAATGAAATTGGTTTAACCAAAATTAAAAACGAATTATTTGGATTAAATTCAGAAGTTGAAAACACAGATCCTTACGTTAATATCCAACTGATTATTAATAACAAAGAAGAGCTGAAACGTTTAGATTTTACTATCGAAAATTTAAAACTGGAAAGCAAAGAAATCATTACAGAAAACCACACCATTTCTGCTTCAAAAGAAACAACTGGAGATTGGTTTGATATTAAAATAATTATTACCGTTGGAAATTATAAAATCAATTTCAGCGAAATTATTCCGAATATAAAAAGCAAAGAAAGACTTTTTGCATTACCTGACGGAAACTACTTTTTGATTCCGCTAGAATGGTTTAGCAAATATGGTTCTTTGGCCAAATTAGCCAAAACAGAAAATGGTGTTTTACTTTTACGAAAAAGCAATTTTACTGCTTTGGACGGAATTTCAGAAATTGATAATGATTTAGATCAAATTCATCAAGCCGAATTTACAGCTTCAGACTTAATAAAAGCAACTTTAAGACCGTATCAGGTTGATGGAGTAAAATGGCTTTTGGGCCATTTTAATTCCAATATGGGCGCATGTTTGGCTGATGATATGGGACTTGGAAAGACGTTGCAAACTTTATCTGTTTTGGTTTCGGTGCAAGAGCAATTAGGCTTTACAACCAAAACTACCAATTTTGATTTATTTGCCAACGAAACCACTATAGAAAGAGAACCACTTAAAGCTTTAATCGTTCTACCTTCTTCGCTGGTTTTCAACTGGTTTAATGAAGCAGGAAAGTTTACACCTCACTTTTCGAAAATGCAATATGTTGGAAATGACAGAAAATCATTAGCAAGCAGAATCAATTCAACCGATTTGATTTTTACAAGTTACAGCATCATTCACCGAGATATTTCTATTTTAGAAAAATACGATTTCCGTTATTTGATTTTGGACGAAAGCCAGTACATTAAAAACAAAAATTCTAAGATTTTTAAAGCCATAAATAAAATCAGTACAGGACATAAAATTGCCTTGAGCGGAACGCCGATCGAAAATTCGCTTGACGATTTATGGTCGCAAATGCAGTTTATTAATCCTGAGATTTTAGGAAGCTATGCTTTCTTTATGGAAAATTTCAAAAATCCGATTGAGAAAAAACAGAATGAAGAAGTTTTAGCAGAATTAAAAAATTTGATTCAGCCTTATATTTTACGACGAACTAAAGAACAGGTTTTAAAAGATCTACCAGAATTAACAGAACAGATTTACTACTGTGCCATGGATCCTGAACAGGAAAAATTATACGAAAAAGAAAAATCTAAAGCTCGTAATTTCCTTCTTAAAACTGACGGATCTCCTGACAAAATTAGTATTATCAATACTTTGATGAAATTACGCCAGTTGAGCAATCACCCAAAAATGATCGATGCAGATTCTGAAATTGATTCTGGAAAATATATTGCGGTAACCAATTATTTGGAAAGCTTAGTAAAAGGAAAACAGAAAGCGATTATTTTCAGTTCGTTTGTTACCAATTTAAGTTTTTATACCGATTGGTGTAAAGAAAATAAAATTGATTTTTGCGAAATTACAGGTGAAACGCCTGCCGATAAAAGAGAACAGCAAGTAAAATTATTTCAGGAAAAAGAAAATCCGTTGTTATTCTTTATTTCGCTAAAAGCCGGTGGAGTTGGCTTGAATATTACAAAAGCTTCTTATGTATTATTCTTGGATCCATGGTGGAATCCTTTCGCAGAAAAACAAGGAGTTGGACGTGCGCACAGAATTGGGCAAATGAATAAAGTAAACGTGATTCGTTTTATTTCTAAAAACACAGTTGAGGAAAAAATCATCAAACTGCAGGAAAATAAAAAACTATTATCTGATTCCCTTTTAGAAGAAAGTTATATTAATGATGAGATTGAAGGTAACTTAGAATATATTTTGGGTTCATAA